AATGGAGCCCCGGTGTGATGGCGGAAAGCGGGACGCGCTCATTGAGCCCATGGCTGAAGTTATCCGAGGCTTTCATGAAAATCGGGCAGGCGCCATAACTCGGTATCCCGCGCGCTCTGAACCACATGCTGTCGCTCGCCCCCGAACTCATGCTCGGAAAAACTGGCACGTCCGGATAAGCAGTTTGCGCTGCGCGGGTTACGGCGCTGGCAAAGGGCGTATCGAGCGGTGAAGGCTGTGTCTCGACCGTACCAGCGCTCTGATCCTGAAGATGGATGGAGGGGTCCGCTATGATCTCGATCAGGTCGTGAATGATGTCGAGACGCGAATGACCGGGAAAGATGCGGCAATTGATGTTGGCATCGGCATGCTGGGGCAGCGCATTGAGCGCATGGCCACCACGGATGGTTGTTGCAACACAGGTCGTGCCAATGCTGCCCACCAGAGAGGGCTCGGCGCGCAGGATCGAAACGGCTTTGGCATTGTCAGGCGTTGCAGCAAAGACCCGCATGGCCGCAGCAAGGCGTGGGGACGAGAAACGTGCAGCATTCATGAAATAGCTGCGTGTCAGCGCATTAAGTTCCGGCCGAAAGGGATGGGCCTGGATCTTGAGCAGGGCCGCTGCCAGCACGTTGATGGCGTTGCGCGGGCGTGGCTCGGAGGAATGCCCGCCTGGGTCTGTTACGCTGAGATTGATATCAGCGTAAGTCTTCTCGGCGCCGGACCATGTGTAGAAGAGGGGGCGGTTTGTCTCCTCATCCAGCACACCTCCCCCAACATCGAGGTTGAGAACCTCGGCGGCATTGGAGAACATACGGGCCAGGGTCTGGCCCGTTTTCATTTCCGTTTCCTCATCGCCTGATAACGCCAGGATGATCTTGCGATCCGGAACGAAGCCTTGCTGCCTGAGATGAATGAGCGCCGTAATCGCAAGAGCGTTGCTCATCTTCATGTCGCTCGCCCCGCGACCATAAAGATAGCCATTCTCCGTGACGGGCTTGAACGGGTCGTGCATCCAGTCAGAGGGATTGGCCGCAACGACGTCCATATGGCCTGAAATCACCAGCGGTTTGAGCGACGGGTCATGACCTTGCCAGCGTAAAACCAGATAGGCGGTATCATCCTGTCGGGTAATGGTGATGGTGTCAGCGGCAAAGCCGCCATTGATCAGGGCCGTCTGGTAGAGATCGGCCACGGCCGGGGTTTCATTATTGGCACCCGCGACGGAGTGAAACGCCATGGAGGCCTGGGCGAGATTGAGCGCCTGGAGTCCTTCACGGGTTAGGGCGGGAAGAGGCTCGGCCCGCGCATGCCCAACCTGGGCATAGCCAGCCTGGAACAGCAGCAGCAACAGGGCAGCGCGTTTGATCATGGCGGGTCGAAACCTTGGTGCAAAAAGGCGAGTGGTCATATCGTATCGATGAAAGCGAGCATTTTCTCGGTGAACAGCTTGGGATTATCCGCGTGGAGCCAGTGCCCAGCATCGGGGATCGTTTCCAGACGATAATGAGGAAAGAGCCGCCTCATGACCGGTTCATGATCCTTGCCGATATAAGGCGAATGCTCGCCACGCAGAAAAAGCGTCGGCCCTTCATAAACATAGCCTTCGGGCATGTAAGGCCAGTTCTCGATGTTGGGCATCGAGTTGGTGATGTCCTGCAGGCCGATCTGCCAGCCCGGATCGCTGCCGAGGCGAACATTCTGGAGCATCAGGTCACGCACACTTCGGTTGGGAATTTCCCGGGCGAGAAGCTGGTCGGCTTCCTGCCGGTCGAGATGGTCGGGAAAGTGGATATGCAGCATCGCTTCCGCCAGGGCGGCTTGCCCAAAGCCGGTGCGGGCCGGTGCCATATCGCCGATCAGCAGCCCTGCCACGAGCTCGGGATATTGCAGCGCCATGATCATGGCGAGCTTGCCGCCCATGGAATGGCCCACCAGTATGGCGGGCAGGGCTTCCTGCGCACGCAGGGTTTCCACCACATCATCCACCATGGTCGGGTAGTCCATCGGCCCGTGAGGGCTCTCGCCATGATTGCGTAAGTCGAGCGCAAGCGTGCGATGGGTACGCGCCACCTGGCGCTGGAGGAACCCCATATTGCGTGCGCGTCCGAACAGGCCATGCAGGAACACGACCGGCGGATGACCCGCGGGCTGGGCCGGGAGGCGCTCGATAACGTTCAGAAGCACGATGGGTGAGTCCTTATGAGCAGAGGGACGACGGGGGCCATTGCGTGAAGCGCTGCCCGATGGGGGCAGCAATGCGGCCGGTATGGGGCCTTGAAGGCGGAATGGAGCGGAAGTCTGGGGTTTTCTGTTGCCTGCGACAAGTCCGGACGACAATAAGGACAGCGCTTTCCTTCGGTCCTCAAAGTCATGTCAGGATCTCTCTTGGGTTCAGGGTTCCACAGAACTGCGCGGCGACAGGCTTTTAGGCGTATTCGCCACAGGGTGCATGTGCCCTACTATGCCCGCGCCCTCGTCCGATCCAATGAAATCTGGTTGACTGTCCTATCATCTTGTGTCGGAATTTTTGCTGGATTGAGTGTCTGGCTCATGACGCGGGCAACGCTGCTGGCCCACAGGCTGCTTTACGACCTGCATAATGATGGCAGACTTTCAGGGCTTGACCGTCTCGACCCTTGGCGCACCGTGCTCATGCCCTGCCTTGGCGGTCTTGCGCTCGGCATGTTCGGGCTGATCGTCGCGCGGCGCTACCGACATCGCCCCGTTGATCCGATCGAGGCCAATGCCCTTCACGGTGGGCGTATGTCGGTGCGTGACAGTGCCATCGTGGCGTTTCAGACCTTCATGTCCAATGGCTGTGGTGCCTCGCTCGGCCTAGAAGCCGGGTTCTCGCAGATTGCTGCGGCTCTGGGCTCACGATGTGGCGCTCTGTTCCGCGTGCGCCGCGCCGATATGCGTATCCTGGTGGGATGCGGTGCGGGGGGCGCTATTGGCGCGGCGTTCGATGCTCCCCTGGCAGGGGCCTTCTATGCCTTTGAGCTGGTGATCGGGACGTATTCTCTCGTCAATCTGGCCCCTGTCGCGATCGCGAGCATCAGTGCTGTCGGTGTTGTGCGCCTGCTTGGCGGGGTAACAGCGACAGTCACCATGCTACCGCATGCTGCTTTGGGAATGCGTGACAGCCTGCCGGTTATGCTGCTTGGCGTCACATGTGGTCTCGCGGGCATTGCCGTCATGTATGGCGTGACATTTGCCGAGGGCCTGTTCAGGCGGCTGTCTCTGCCGGGCTGGGTCAGGCCCGGTCTGGGCGGGTTGATGGTGGGTGCCCTCGCCCTTTACTCGCCATCCATCCTGTCTGCGGGCCACGCAGCCGTCCGCAAGGTGCTGGTCGAAGGGTTGCCAGTCTCGACACTCGTCATTTTGCTGGTGTTCAAGGCTGTTGCCTCGTCCATCTCGATCGGGAGCGGCTTTCGCGGCGGCCTTTTCTTCGCCTCGCTTTTTCTCGGCGTGTTGTCAGGGTCGATTTTCGGGCATGGGCTGACAGCGCTCTTCCCGGCAGCCTTGTCAATGACCACCTGCGCCATTCTCGGCATGAGTGCCACGGCGGTGGCGATCATCGGTGTGCCGATGACCATGACCTGCCTTATCCTTGAGATGACGGCTGATCTCTCTCTGGCAAGCGGTGTTCTGCTGGCCAGTGTGATGTCCCTGCTCACGGTGCGGCGTCTGTTTGGCTACTCATTTGCCACATGGCGTTTCCATCAACGCGGCGAATCGATTCGCTCTGCCATCGATATCAGCTGGCTGCGTGAACTGACCGTGGGGCGGATGATGCGCCAGGAGATGACCTGCTTCACCCCCGACACCCTGCTTGGCCAGGCGCGGCAATGCTGCCCTCTTGGTGCAACGCCGCAGATCGTGCTCGTTGATGCATCCGGAACATATCGTGGGATCGTACTTCTCTCCGAGGTCCATGCGCCCGATCACCCCGATGACAGGATGCTTGGCGACCTGGCCCTACATCAGAATTTGACGCTGCTGCCGGAGATGACCTGCCGGGAAGCAGCCGCATTTTTCGAGCAGGCCGAGGCCGATGCCCTTGTTGTGATCGCCGATCGTCTCTCGCGTCGTGTCGTGGGGCTGCTGAGCGAGAAATATGTGCTGCGTCGTTACGCAGAGGCACTGGACAGAACGAGACGTGAGCTGACAGGCGAGGTGAGGGGCCAGTAACGCAGTCATGACAGGGCCAAGAAATCATTGTCCTGCAGTTACGAGGCGTTGACACGACACGTCGACATGGGTAGCAGACGCGCACCAAGGACTCCCCGCACAGGGGAGAAAAGCGAGGTATGGAATCGTGGGCGCACAGGACGACCTGAACGTTTCCTCGCAGGCGGAGCAAGGCGCCGACAGCTTCAACAAGAGGCTGGCCGATGCAGAACTCCGGATGCGCGGCAAAAGCGGAAAGTCGGACTCGGTTTCCACAGGGGATGAAAGCAATGCCGATTATTCGGCATTCGGGCTGGCAATGCGGATCGGGACCGAAATGGTCGCGGCGCTGGTTGTCGGTGTGGTTATGGGATACGGGCTTGATCGCCTGTGTGGCACCAGACCGCTCTTCCTGATCCTGTTCTCGCTCATCGGCGGTGCAGCAGGAATGCTGAATGTCTGGCGTGCGGTGAAAAACGCCAACGTCTGACGGGGTGAAGCCGCAAGCTGCACCCTTTAAACTGTGAGTTTCATGGATTTCCGGCATGAGCCTGGAAGTCTGCATCGTAAACGGGAGAGGCAGCTTGGCCGCCGGATCAACGATTGACGCGCTCGGCCAGTTCGAGCTTCATCCTGTTCTCGGGCAGATTGGCGAGGCGCTGCGCTTCAGTCAGTCTCCGGCTTTCATGCTGGTGGCTGTCATCCTTGTTCTGGCCTTCCTGTATATCGGCATGCGCCCCGCGGCTGTTGTCCCGGGTCGTCTGCAGGCAGCAGCCGAACTGGGCTATGACTTCATCCATAACATGGCGACAGAGACGATCGGTAAGGAAGGCACGGCCTTCTTCCCGTTCGTATTCGCGCTGTTCTTCTTCATTTTGGCCGGTAACTATCTCGGCCTGATCCCGTATTGCTTCACCTTTACCAGCCATATTGCCGTGACCGTGTCGCTGGCCCTGCTGGTTTTTGTGGTGTCTATTCTCGCTTCGCTGAAGCACCAGGGTTTCAAGTTCTTCGCGCATTTCCTGCCCGATGGCGCCCCTGTGTTCCTCGCGCCGCTTCTGGTGCCGATCGAGATCCTTTCTTTCCTTTCGCGACCTGTCAGCCTGTCGATCCGACTTTTCGCCAACATGATGGCTGGTCACGTTCTGCTCGAAGTTTTCGCCGGCTTTACCCTGATGCTGGCGGGTCTTGGGGCATTCGGGTCGGTGCTGGCTGTGGCGCCTGTCGTCATCAATGTCGCACTGACGGCTCTGGAATTGCTGGTGGGCGTTCTGCAGGCTTATGT
The sequence above is drawn from the Asaia bogorensis NBRC 16594 genome and encodes:
- a CDS encoding M20/M25/M40 family metallo-hydrolase, yielding MIKRAALLLLLFQAGYAQVGHARAEPLPALTREGLQALNLAQASMAFHSVAGANNETPAVADLYQTALINGGFAADTITITRQDDTAYLVLRWQGHDPSLKPLVISGHMDVVAANPSDWMHDPFKPVTENGYLYGRGASDMKMSNALAITALIHLRQQGFVPDRKIILALSGDEETEMKTGQTLARMFSNAAEVLNLDVGGGVLDEETNRPLFYTWSGAEKTYADINLSVTDPGGHSSEPRPRNAINVLAAALLKIQAHPFRPELNALTRSYFMNAARFSSPRLAAAMRVFAATPDNAKAVSILRAEPSLVGSIGTTCVATTIRGGHALNALPQHADANINCRIFPGHSRLDIIHDLIEIIADPSIHLQDQSAGTVETQPSPLDTPFASAVTRAAQTAYPDVPVFPSMSSGASDSMWFRARGIPSYGACPIFMKASDNFSHGLNERVPLSAITPGLHFLLSLIPTLSGR
- a CDS encoding alpha/beta fold hydrolase is translated as MLLNVIERLPAQPAGHPPVVFLHGLFGRARNMGFLQRQVARTHRTLALDLRNHGESPHGPMDYPTMVDDVVETLRAQEALPAILVGHSMGGKLAMIMALQYPELVAGLLIGDMAPARTGFGQAALAEAMLHIHFPDHLDRQEADQLLAREIPNRSVRDLMLQNVRLGSDPGWQIGLQDITNSMPNIENWPYMPEGYVYEGPTLFLRGEHSPYIGKDHEPVMRRLFPHYRLETIPDAGHWLHADNPKLFTEKMLAFIDTI
- a CDS encoding chloride channel protein; its protein translation is MTRATLLAHRLLYDLHNDGRLSGLDRLDPWRTVLMPCLGGLALGMFGLIVARRYRHRPVDPIEANALHGGRMSVRDSAIVAFQTFMSNGCGASLGLEAGFSQIAAALGSRCGALFRVRRADMRILVGCGAGGAIGAAFDAPLAGAFYAFELVIGTYSLVNLAPVAIASISAVGVVRLLGGVTATVTMLPHAALGMRDSLPVMLLGVTCGLAGIAVMYGVTFAEGLFRRLSLPGWVRPGLGGLMVGALALYSPSILSAGHAAVRKVLVEGLPVSTLVILLVFKAVASSISIGSGFRGGLFFASLFLGVLSGSIFGHGLTALFPAALSMTTCAILGMSATAVAIIGVPMTMTCLILEMTADLSLASGVLLASVMSLLTVRRLFGYSFATWRFHQRGESIRSAIDISWLRELTVGRMMRQEMTCFTPDTLLGQARQCCPLGATPQIVLVDASGTYRGIVLLSEVHAPDHPDDRMLGDLALHQNLTLLPEMTCREAAAFFEQAEADALVVIADRLSRRVVGLLSEKYVLRRYAEALDRTRRELTGEVRGQ
- a CDS encoding AtpZ/AtpI family protein is translated as MGAQDDLNVSSQAEQGADSFNKRLADAELRMRGKSGKSDSVSTGDESNADYSAFGLAMRIGTEMVAALVVGVVMGYGLDRLCGTRPLFLILFSLIGGAAGMLNVWRAVKNANV
- a CDS encoding F0F1 ATP synthase subunit A, giving the protein MAAGSTIDALGQFELHPVLGQIGEALRFSQSPAFMLVAVILVLAFLYIGMRPAAVVPGRLQAAAELGYDFIHNMATETIGKEGTAFFPFVFALFFFILAGNYLGLIPYCFTFTSHIAVTVSLALLVFVVSILASLKHQGFKFFAHFLPDGAPVFLAPLLVPIEILSFLSRPVSLSIRLFANMMAGHVLLEVFAGFTLMLAGLGAFGSVLAVAPVVINVALTALELLVGVLQAYVFAILTCIYLREAVAH